One window from the genome of Entelurus aequoreus isolate RoL-2023_Sb linkage group LG04, RoL_Eaeq_v1.1, whole genome shotgun sequence encodes:
- the LOC133648832 gene encoding cyclic nucleotide-gated cation channel-like, which translates to MNSQRLSVKTWTEEESERAASTLSRGQSMCDDTSSELQRMAAGDRRDVNSQNSFRGRGALSRIVNMVMTLREWAQKSMAEETERPDSFLERFRGPAHMDIQAPPSRFSHSRNSSETESQMRRARRKTMCNNIILSPSDDAYYHWLMVIGPAVFYNSTLLVVRACFDELQMRNVMLWLVMDYICDGVYILDIAVRLHTGFLDQGLMVKDGQRLRETYIRTLQCKLDICSILPTDLLYLTFGVGYTPLLRFNRLLRLPRLFEFFERTETRTGYPNTFRICKLVVYILVIIHWNACVYYSFSKILGLGSDSWVYPNASDPEFASLTRSYIYCLYWSTLTLTTIGETPPPVRDEEYLFLIFDFLVGVLIFASIVGNVGSMISNMNATRASFQARVDALKHYMHFRHVNKVLEQRVIRWFDYLWTNKKTIDEQEVLRSLPSKLRAEIAINVHLDTLKKVRIFQDCEAGLLVELVLKLRPQVYSPGDYICRKGDVGKEMYIIKDGHLAVVGDDGATQFAVLTAGSCFGEISILNISGSKMGNRRTANIRSLGYSDLFCLSKQDLMDALQEFPHARAQLEQRGRDILQKEGLLEEINVSAGEELGEKVERLETSLDRLQTSLARLQSEFNSSQLRIKQRITALEHITTVTTGSGFLSDTDCNDSASGGDGMRSEINIRL; encoded by the exons GATTGTCAACATGGTGATGACTCTGAGAGAATGGGCTCAGAAGAGCATGGCGGAAGAGACCGAGCGGCCGGATTCTTTTCTGGAGCGTTTCCGAGGCCCCGCCCACATGGACATTCAAGCCCCGCCTAGTCGCTTTAGTCACAGCCGCAACAGCTCTGAAACTGAAAGCCAAATGAGACGCGCTCGTAGAAA GACGATGTGCAACAATATTATCTTGTCACCTTCGGATGATGCGTACTACCACTGGCTGATGGTGATCGGGCCTGCCGTTTTTTATAACAGCACCCTTTTAGTTGTCAG GGCCTGTTTTGACGAGCTGCAGATGAGGAACGTGATGTTGTGGCTGGTCATGGACTACATCTGTGATGGAGTCTACATTCTGGACATAGCTGTTCGGCTCCACACTG GTTTCTTGGACCAGGGGTTGATGGTGAAAGATGGTCAACGTCTGAGGGAAACTTATATACGAACTTTACAGTGCAAGCTCGACATCTGCTCCATCCTTCCGACTGACCTGCTGTATTTGACCTTTGGCGTCGGTTACACTCCCCTTCTTCGGTTCAATCGTCTGTTGCGCCTTCCCAGGCTGtttgagttctttgaacgcaccgAGACAAGAACGGGCTACCCGAACACTTTCCGCATCTGTAAACTTGTGGTGTACATCCTGGTGATCATCCACTGGAATGCCTGTGTGTACTACAGCTTCTCCAAAATCCTTGGGTTGGGATCGGATTCTTGGGTGTATCCCAATGCCTCTGATCCAGAGTTTGCCTCCCTGACCAGAAGTTACATATACTGCCTGTACTGGTCTACATTGACCCTGACTACCATTGGAGAGACTCCACCTCCTGTTCGAGATGAGGAATATCTCTTCCTGATATTTGACTTTCTGGTAG GTGTGCTGATTTTTGCATCTATTGTGGGGAACGTTGGATCCATGATATCGAACATGAATGCTACCAGAGCATCATTTCAGGCTCGTGTGGATGCTCTGAAACATTACATGCACTTCAGACATGTCAACAAGGTGCTCGAACAGCGTGTGATTCGCTGGTTTGACTACCTCTGGACTAATAAGAAGACGATAGATGAACAGGAAGTGCTGAGGAGCTTGCCCAGCAAACTAAGAGCAGAGATTGCGATCAACGTCCATCTGGACACGCTGAAAAAG GTGCGGATTTTCCAGGACTGTGAGGCAGGCCTCTTGGTAGAGTTGGTGCTAAAACTTCGACCGCAGGTTTACAGTCCAGGGGACTACATCTGTAGAAAG GGAGATGTGGGTAAAGAGATGTACATAATCAAAGATGGCCACCTTGCAGTGGTGGGGGACGACGGAGCCACCCAGTTTGCTGTTCTCACGGCAGGCAGCTGCTTTGGAGAAATCAGCATCCTGAACATCAGCGGCAGCAAGATGGGGAACCGCCGCACAGCGAATATTCGCAGTCTGGGATACTCTGACCTTTTCTGCCTTTCCAAACAAGACTTGATGGACGCGCTGCAGGAGTTCCCTCACGCCAGGGCCCAGCTGGAGCAGAGGGGCCGCGATATCCTGCAGAAGGAGGGGCTCCTGGAGGAAATCAACGTGTCTGCAGGGGAGGAGCTCGGGGAGAAGGTGGAGAGGTTGGAGACCAGTCTGGACCGGTTACAG ACCAGCTTGGCGCGTCTGCAGAGTGAGTTCAACTCTTCTCAGCTTCGAATAAAACAGCGAATCACGGCCCTTGAGCACATCACCACGGTAACCACCGGCAGTGGCTTTCTGTCAGACACGGACTGCAACGACAGCGCCTCTGGTGGTGATGGAATGCGGAGCGAAATCAATATTCGCCTTTAA